The following proteins are co-located in the Streptomyces sp. NBC_00435 genome:
- a CDS encoding transposase family protein, with protein sequence MLTDAWFWGSIVFEGVDDVDVAAVMAAFGTVEVVARGRLSGAECPDCGRFSERVHDHYHRRLKDLPLAEYGFVIRLVVRHFISGAAACPRRTFAEQFSRLAVP encoded by the coding sequence ATGCTGACCGATGCATGGTTCTGGGGCTCGATCGTGTTCGAGGGTGTCGACGACGTGGACGTCGCGGCGGTGATGGCCGCGTTCGGTACGGTCGAGGTGGTGGCGAGAGGCCGACTGTCCGGGGCGGAGTGTCCGGACTGCGGCCGCTTCTCGGAGCGGGTGCACGACCACTATCACCGCAGGTTGAAGGATCTTCCGCTCGCCGAGTACGGCTTCGTGATCCGGCTGGTGGTCCGGCATTTCATCTCTGGAGCTGCGGCCTGTCCGCGTCGCACGTTTGCCGAGCAGTTCTCGCGATTGGCCGTCCCGTAA
- a CDS encoding M20 family metallopeptidase, translating into MSEPLDRSRFDRFFDARRPAIATDLCEYISLNTQTPHESACFAFLARYLEPLGAPLQTRDRHPLLSAHPDLSPHPDARTEGGPSSGFAVFENGHGATTTTRFNAHIDVVPASPEDPAAFEPRVDAEAIWGRGACDTKGGLVMLAEAMRFIGDEGVSAGKRVELDLPSEEEIGGNGTLSNILYGGRVDEAICLEPTGLEVFRGHRGCLTFSVDMVGRSVHMGEAASGVSAIEGAVAMMASLRDLEGVLLQQARSHDAFARWEWPLSLNIGRINGGEWSGTVPERCTLVGDLGFLPTHSLEDVEGLIREACAKAAEVWPGGSHRVRFHRGLRNDACLTPESAPVVEEWAGLTGVPASHIAGWNVSCDARHYVHAMGVPTIVVGPGSLKNAHSAHEHVAWSELREGAWMLAQYVARERVAGSPTGGRQAR; encoded by the coding sequence ATGTCTGAGCCGCTGGACCGGAGCCGGTTCGACCGCTTCTTCGACGCCCGCCGTCCGGCGATCGCGACCGACCTGTGCGAGTACATCAGCTTGAACACGCAGACGCCGCACGAATCGGCATGCTTCGCCTTCCTCGCTCGCTACCTGGAACCGCTCGGAGCCCCGCTCCAGACCCGGGACCGGCATCCCCTTCTCTCTGCTCATCCGGACCTGTCTCCGCATCCGGATGCACGCACCGAAGGGGGGCCGAGTTCGGGATTCGCCGTGTTCGAGAACGGACACGGCGCGACGACGACCACGCGGTTCAATGCCCACATCGATGTCGTGCCCGCCTCGCCGGAGGACCCTGCCGCCTTCGAACCGCGTGTCGACGCCGAGGCCATCTGGGGGCGGGGGGCCTGCGACACGAAGGGAGGCCTGGTGATGCTGGCTGAGGCGATGCGCTTCATCGGGGACGAGGGGGTCAGCGCCGGGAAGCGGGTCGAACTCGACCTGCCCTCCGAGGAGGAGATCGGCGGCAACGGGACCCTGTCGAACATCCTGTACGGAGGGCGGGTCGACGAGGCGATTTGTCTCGAGCCGACCGGACTGGAGGTGTTCCGCGGACATCGTGGCTGTCTCACGTTCTCGGTCGACATGGTCGGCCGCAGCGTGCACATGGGCGAAGCCGCGTCCGGGGTAAGCGCCATCGAAGGAGCCGTCGCCATGATGGCGTCACTGCGTGACCTCGAAGGCGTCCTCCTGCAGCAGGCCCGCAGCCACGATGCGTTCGCCAGGTGGGAATGGCCCCTCAGCCTCAACATCGGCAGGATCAACGGTGGCGAATGGTCTGGCACCGTCCCCGAACGATGCACGCTGGTCGGAGACCTCGGTTTCCTGCCGACCCACTCGCTGGAGGATGTCGAGGGTCTGATCAGGGAGGCATGCGCGAAGGCTGCTGAGGTCTGGCCGGGCGGCAGTCATCGCGTCCGATTCCACCGGGGTCTACGCAACGACGCATGCCTCACCCCCGAGTCCGCGCCCGTCGTCGAGGAGTGGGCGGGACTGACCGGGGTGCCGGCGTCTCATATCGCCGGGTGGAACGTCAGTTGCGATGCCCGGCACTACGTTCATGCGATGGGGGTGCCGACGATCGTCGTCGGGCCTGGTTCGTTGAAGAACGCGCACTCGGCTCACGAGCACGTGGCCTGGTCCGAGCTGCGCGAGGGCGCCTGGATGCTGGCGCAATACGTGGCGCGGGAACGGGTCGCAGGTTCGCCTACCGGCGGCAGGCAGGCGCGATGA
- a CDS encoding aKG-HExxH-type peptide beta-hydroxylase, giving the protein MGTGSQITVNGVPLQWAAAPDPADTHAGRARAWPPPAEDVAPLALPRRRVPTDRLRGREGLVAELTAAVTGRSGGAPDRPGVWLLSGMGGCGKTTVALETAHRLADASTRVWWVSGADEGGLHSALRAVAFAAGARPSDFTRAHPADVLWKRLDALTTPWLLVLDNIDDPAVLSIGAPTGRGTGWLREPAHRWGTVLVTSRESRGERWGSWVSVAGVGLLSSEDGARMLLDSAAQAGTAQEARALAEHLGGLPLALDLAGSYLARALESTWPSSSVPDTFSAYGASLDARLADMASDPDHDLEPRERTRRALVSTWELSLDHLHGQGIDLARPLLRLLCAFGPAPLPYLELLDPELLARSELFTEPHHTRLHKALDGLAGLRLVTVERTRDGDRTRAGGIQRWVTIHPMVRAASRAHPDFTASATDMLALVTDLLLGVTGPLQLADPEDWPMWRAIAPHCGAARVLLSACEPRIGEDIDPSLVAAATEPSVGAAQYHGIVGLYGEAIAELDAVCSLRRRLLGDAHPAAIVARLHLAWVLRDNGDLAEADRLYQEVALAAAEALEPGHPYLQSVRTGRGRVLRELGRYQQAEEELVTALALRRRDPQATPLGILRIRHALAMLAHKRGRHEEAVAEVKDVLRQVRALVEEGRPGVPSAEAHLDALAVEVSLARVLRDAGYAAEAAATAENVVLEYRRVLAPDHPHMLLARHERARILRDHESEPRFLERAREEFTDIWRTNERRLGADHPDAIASRHELGTVWHLLGRPDLAIEHFRAALEAGRRRLGENHPDVVVTARNLADVLATRPSRPPEGESMMDDEPGDRNLPPSVPDLASVTLPWALSAERDDAGTPPDSARIMARFVHPRLSRGGANPGDGGYSQANPTPRRAGRTNGTPAPTYRPSPGHSSEHPPGSAFPGTSALRALATGREDPALVEQLRIRQRGTRLLALSALLSRADLLGHSGPDRLPMARQVRALFVEADRADPEAVTVVLLHPSVGRWLSKALRTPDQGPLPVGPSGPWSADHDLSHLHAVAAAAAIRAGLAFTLPLPVRDGFAVLPTLGTADLRTADSTTAHITVSADRAEIRCGGTTVRLSRPGGSVPPGWIPVQSVRTPVGSRSFDLVLDDMDPYRETEGPVRPSPLSPLETDRWRQLTGEAQRLLVGADPQQAAAMAVALTALTPRPAEPGGMMTSISGSDAFGGVVLSSPPDAVELAATLVHEFRHMKLHAVLDAIDLYEEEEDGGRSGSLYYAPWRDDPRPLHGLFHGVFAFFGVVDFWHGLIRHTEGETLRRSQFQLAYWRRQTSDAYTTLRNSPRLTANGRLFVAMMSHAADGWTDPGSTPGEVTALAEEAVLTHRARWRLHHLRPEGAAVAGLAEAWVSGGPHPPSPPNPHIAVTVRPDPGVPSLNDHTVLLCRAACGQGVTQELPLPADPWARLLLKVRRRGGVEAEAAVRSLSQCPEVVRAVHDRVATMTSTAPDPSALAAWIGTRGDTNGRSGLPSMDFG; this is encoded by the coding sequence ATGGGTACCGGATCCCAGATCACCGTCAACGGCGTGCCTCTGCAGTGGGCCGCCGCACCCGACCCGGCCGACACCCACGCCGGCCGCGCCCGGGCATGGCCACCGCCAGCCGAGGACGTCGCGCCTCTCGCCCTGCCCCGGCGCAGGGTTCCGACGGACCGTCTACGGGGACGCGAAGGTCTGGTGGCCGAGCTGACCGCCGCGGTGACCGGGCGCAGCGGCGGCGCCCCGGACCGGCCCGGGGTCTGGCTTCTGTCAGGAATGGGAGGGTGCGGGAAAACCACCGTCGCCCTGGAGACCGCCCACCGTTTGGCGGACGCGTCGACACGGGTGTGGTGGGTGTCGGGAGCCGACGAGGGGGGACTGCACTCGGCACTGCGGGCGGTGGCGTTCGCGGCCGGGGCCCGGCCGTCCGACTTCACCCGGGCCCATCCGGCCGATGTGTTGTGGAAGCGCCTGGACGCCCTCACCACACCGTGGCTGTTGGTCCTGGACAACATCGACGACCCCGCTGTCCTGTCCATCGGCGCCCCCACCGGCCGGGGCACCGGTTGGCTGCGCGAGCCGGCTCACCGCTGGGGAACAGTACTGGTCACCAGCCGTGAGTCCCGCGGCGAGCGCTGGGGTTCCTGGGTGAGCGTGGCGGGCGTCGGCCTGCTGTCGAGCGAGGACGGCGCACGGATGCTCCTCGACTCGGCAGCGCAGGCGGGAACCGCGCAAGAGGCCCGGGCGCTGGCCGAGCACCTCGGGGGACTCCCGCTCGCACTCGACCTCGCCGGCTCCTATCTGGCCCGCGCGCTGGAGAGCACCTGGCCGTCGTCGTCGGTACCGGACACCTTCTCCGCGTACGGCGCGAGCCTGGACGCACGGCTGGCCGACATGGCCTCGGATCCGGACCACGACCTGGAACCCCGTGAGCGGACTCGCCGTGCGCTGGTGAGTACCTGGGAACTCTCCCTTGATCACCTGCACGGGCAGGGAATCGATCTGGCGCGCCCGCTGCTGCGGCTGCTGTGCGCGTTCGGACCGGCCCCCCTGCCCTACCTTGAGCTCCTCGATCCGGAACTTCTCGCCCGGAGCGAGCTCTTCACCGAACCGCACCACACCCGGCTCCACAAGGCGCTGGACGGCTTGGCCGGACTGAGGCTCGTCACGGTCGAGAGGACCCGCGATGGCGACCGTACGCGGGCCGGAGGCATCCAGAGATGGGTCACCATCCACCCGATGGTCCGGGCCGCCAGCCGGGCCCACCCCGATTTCACCGCGTCGGCAACGGACATGCTCGCCCTCGTCACTGACCTCCTGCTCGGTGTCACCGGCCCCCTGCAGCTGGCTGACCCGGAGGACTGGCCCATGTGGCGGGCGATCGCACCGCATTGCGGCGCCGCACGCGTACTGCTCTCGGCCTGCGAGCCCCGGATCGGCGAGGACATCGATCCGAGCCTGGTCGCAGCGGCCACCGAGCCCTCCGTCGGTGCCGCGCAGTACCACGGCATCGTCGGACTGTACGGCGAGGCGATCGCCGAACTCGACGCAGTCTGCTCGCTCAGAAGGCGACTCCTCGGCGACGCCCATCCCGCCGCCATCGTCGCGCGACTCCATCTGGCCTGGGTGCTCCGCGACAACGGTGACCTCGCAGAGGCCGACCGGCTGTACCAGGAGGTGGCACTGGCCGCAGCGGAGGCGCTGGAGCCCGGTCATCCCTACCTGCAGTCGGTCAGGACCGGCCGGGGGCGCGTGCTCCGGGAGCTGGGGCGGTACCAGCAGGCGGAAGAGGAGCTGGTCACCGCACTCGCCCTGCGCCGGCGGGACCCGCAGGCCACTCCCCTGGGCATCCTGCGCATCCGGCACGCCCTGGCCATGCTTGCCCACAAACGCGGCCGGCACGAGGAGGCCGTAGCGGAAGTGAAGGACGTCCTCCGCCAGGTCCGGGCGCTGGTCGAGGAGGGCCGACCGGGCGTGCCGTCCGCCGAGGCCCACCTGGACGCCCTGGCCGTGGAAGTGAGCCTGGCGCGCGTACTTCGCGACGCGGGGTACGCGGCGGAAGCGGCGGCCACTGCCGAGAACGTGGTGCTGGAGTACCGCCGCGTGCTGGCACCCGACCATCCGCACATGCTTCTCGCCCGGCATGAACGCGCCCGCATTCTCCGGGACCACGAGTCGGAACCCCGGTTCCTGGAACGGGCCAGGGAGGAGTTCACCGACATCTGGCGGACCAACGAGCGCCGCCTGGGAGCCGATCACCCGGACGCCATCGCCTCCCGGCACGAGCTCGGGACGGTTTGGCACCTCCTCGGGCGGCCCGATCTGGCCATCGAGCACTTCCGCGCGGCACTGGAGGCGGGCAGACGCCGGCTCGGTGAGAACCATCCCGATGTCGTTGTCACTGCCCGCAACCTCGCCGACGTGCTCGCCACCCGACCATCCCGACCACCTGAGGGAGAGTCCATGATGGATGACGAACCCGGCGACCGGAATCTGCCTCCGTCCGTCCCGGACCTGGCCTCGGTCACTCTGCCGTGGGCCCTCTCCGCCGAGCGCGACGACGCGGGCACGCCCCCGGATTCGGCCAGGATCATGGCCCGGTTCGTCCACCCCCGCCTGAGCCGGGGTGGGGCCAACCCGGGCGACGGCGGGTATTCGCAAGCGAACCCCACCCCACGACGGGCCGGACGGACGAACGGCACGCCTGCCCCTACCTATCGCCCCAGCCCCGGCCACTCGTCCGAGCACCCGCCCGGATCGGCCTTCCCGGGCACCTCGGCCCTTCGCGCCCTGGCGACGGGTCGGGAGGACCCCGCTCTGGTCGAGCAGCTCAGGATCCGGCAGCGCGGTACCCGGCTGCTCGCCCTCAGCGCCCTCCTGAGCAGGGCGGACCTGCTCGGGCACAGCGGACCGGACCGGCTGCCGATGGCCCGTCAAGTACGGGCGCTCTTCGTGGAAGCCGACCGCGCCGATCCCGAGGCGGTCACCGTCGTCCTGCTCCACCCGTCCGTCGGCCGCTGGCTGAGCAAGGCGCTCCGGACCCCGGACCAGGGGCCCCTACCGGTCGGACCGTCGGGCCCCTGGTCCGCCGACCACGATCTGTCCCATCTGCATGCCGTCGCGGCGGCCGCGGCCATCCGGGCCGGGCTGGCCTTCACCCTCCCGCTCCCGGTCCGCGACGGGTTCGCCGTACTGCCCACGCTGGGGACCGCCGACCTGCGTACCGCCGACAGCACCACGGCGCACATCACGGTCTCGGCGGACCGAGCCGAGATCAGGTGCGGCGGGACCACCGTCCGGCTGTCGCGGCCGGGCGGGTCGGTGCCGCCGGGCTGGATCCCCGTACAGAGCGTCCGTACCCCCGTCGGGTCCCGTTCCTTCGACCTCGTCCTCGACGACATGGACCCCTACCGCGAGACCGAGGGCCCGGTGCGACCGTCCCCGTTGAGCCCCCTGGAGACCGACCGCTGGCGGCAGTTGACCGGTGAGGCGCAAAGGCTGCTGGTCGGCGCCGACCCCCAGCAGGCCGCGGCCATGGCCGTGGCCCTCACCGCGCTGACGCCCCGCCCGGCCGAACCCGGCGGGATGATGACCTCCATTTCGGGCAGCGACGCCTTCGGGGGTGTCGTCCTCAGCAGCCCCCCGGACGCCGTGGAGCTCGCCGCGACCCTGGTCCACGAGTTCCGGCACATGAAGCTGCACGCCGTCCTGGACGCGATCGATCTGTACGAGGAAGAAGAGGACGGGGGCCGGAGCGGCTCGCTGTACTACGCCCCCTGGCGGGACGACCCGCGCCCGTTGCACGGCCTGTTCCACGGTGTGTTCGCGTTCTTCGGCGTGGTCGACTTCTGGCACGGCCTCATCCGGCACACGGAGGGGGAAACTCTCCGGCGCAGCCAGTTCCAGCTCGCGTACTGGCGCCGGCAGACTTCCGACGCGTACACAACGCTGCGGAACTCCCCTCGACTCACCGCGAACGGACGGCTGTTCGTGGCCATGATGTCCCACGCCGCGGACGGCTGGACCGACCCCGGTTCGACCCCCGGTGAGGTGACGGCCCTTGCCGAGGAGGCGGTACTGACCCACCGTGCGCGATGGCGGCTGCACCATCTGCGGCCGGAGGGGGCGGCGGTGGCCGGATTGGCCGAGGCATGGGTGTCCGGTGGGCCGCACCCGCCCTCGCCCCCGAACCCGCACATCGCGGTGACCGTGCGCCCGGACCCCGGAGTTCCCTCCCTCAACGACCACACGGTGCTGCTGTGCCGGGCGGCGTGCGGGCAGGGAGTGACACAGGAGCTCCCCTTGCCCGCCGATCCCTGGGCCCGGCTCCTCCTCAAGGTACGCAGACGCGGTGGCGTCGAGGCGGAGGCTGCGGTGCGATCGCTGAGCCAATGCCCGGAGGTCGTCCGGGCGGTTCACGACCGGGTCGCCACGATGACGAGCACGGCCCCGGACCCCTCGGCGCTGGCCGCCTGGATCGGCACCCGGGGCGACACGAACGGCCGGTCCGGTCTGCCGTCGATGGACTTCGGCTAG
- a CDS encoding alpha/beta fold hydrolase — MESFTSAGMEFPLLEFGPGDGEAVVLLHGFPADAQSWRPTAKVLAAAGYRVLVPFQRGYVATARPKRVAAYRLREVSEDVLALLDAAGLERAHIVGHDWGGGVAWYLADRHSQRVATLTAVATPHPRALAQTLLTSKQLLLSWYLLFFQIPKLPEWLLTRNEAQLGRRWLRKLGLEDRTATEYAKAFADDRALMTGALNWYRALLLDAPYGWAAKPVLPATLYVWGTADSTVSAKAACLTAKGVAGAYTFHRLEGATHWIPEQHPQELAELILHHVRTHK; from the coding sequence ATGGAGAGCTTCACATCGGCAGGCATGGAATTCCCCCTCCTCGAGTTCGGGCCAGGAGACGGGGAAGCGGTAGTCCTCCTGCACGGCTTCCCGGCCGATGCCCAGAGTTGGAGGCCGACGGCCAAGGTCTTGGCCGCAGCCGGATACCGGGTCCTCGTACCGTTCCAGCGCGGATATGTGGCCACCGCCCGACCGAAACGGGTCGCCGCGTACCGGCTGCGGGAAGTGAGCGAGGACGTACTGGCACTCCTGGACGCGGCCGGGTTGGAACGCGCCCACATCGTCGGTCACGACTGGGGAGGCGGGGTGGCTTGGTACCTTGCTGACCGGCATTCCCAGCGCGTTGCCACGCTGACGGCGGTGGCGACTCCGCACCCACGTGCTCTCGCCCAGACCCTTCTGACAAGCAAACAGCTTCTCCTCTCCTGGTACCTGCTGTTCTTCCAGATCCCGAAACTCCCCGAGTGGCTGCTGACCCGCAACGAAGCGCAGCTCGGCCGCAGATGGCTGCGCAAGTTGGGACTGGAGGACCGCACGGCCACGGAGTACGCGAAGGCCTTTGCCGACGATCGGGCATTGATGACCGGCGCCCTCAACTGGTATCGAGCCCTCCTGCTTGACGCGCCCTACGGGTGGGCGGCAAAGCCGGTGCTTCCTGCCACCTTGTACGTGTGGGGGACCGCGGACAGCACGGTGAGTGCGAAGGCTGCCTGTTTGACGGCCAAGGGAGTGGCCGGCGCCTACACGTTTCACCGGCTGGAAGGGGCGACCCACTGGATTCCGGAGCAACATCCGCAAGAGCTGGCCGAGCTGATTCTCCACCACGTGAGAACACACAAGTAG
- a CDS encoding ATP-binding protein gives MESVIPRIARDHDLAIIAITDRPTDLDGLPVDRVLVAYPRDAAAVLDAVAQTGIEGVDAVMSLGYENPPVISRLARLWSCPGVPVEVADRCTYKDLRIAALEQAGVRTPRFRVFRELAEAAEAAGALGFPAVVKPTDGTSSVGVSVVRDANRLPEAVAAAREATGRDALVIEQFVEGTEHTVEGIVADGVVQVAALSDRKYDAKHRFAPFVFEAGDDLPSAAGPKERAALEAAAAAAVSALGIDDSVFSTDLLLTPDGVYVLEVAARLSGSRFGTHLVPLASGVDIVDAAVRLALGETVDPTSLVATKSTFVASRYFPSATGVVTYVGDLAAQTWETGVVEVFWEQELEVGQVLDGYRSAKDMLASAIAWGTTRAEAAGRADRALAGLPLEIGLIGVDDV, from the coding sequence ATGGAGTCGGTGATCCCGCGCATCGCCCGGGATCACGACCTCGCGATCATCGCGATCACTGATCGTCCGACCGACCTCGACGGCCTACCGGTCGACCGGGTCCTGGTGGCCTACCCGCGAGACGCCGCAGCGGTGCTGGACGCCGTGGCGCAAACCGGCATCGAGGGCGTGGACGCGGTGATGTCGCTCGGCTACGAGAACCCGCCCGTCATCTCCCGGCTGGCTCGCCTGTGGTCCTGCCCGGGAGTCCCGGTCGAGGTCGCCGACCGTTGCACTTACAAGGATCTGAGGATCGCCGCACTGGAGCAGGCCGGCGTGCGCACGCCTCGGTTCAGGGTTTTCCGTGAACTCGCAGAGGCCGCTGAGGCAGCAGGCGCACTGGGCTTCCCGGCGGTCGTCAAGCCGACGGACGGCACCAGCTCCGTCGGAGTCTCGGTCGTCCGCGACGCCAACCGACTCCCGGAGGCCGTTGCCGCCGCGCGCGAGGCGACGGGACGCGATGCCCTCGTCATCGAACAGTTCGTCGAGGGCACTGAACACACAGTCGAGGGAATCGTCGCCGACGGGGTCGTGCAGGTAGCAGCCTTGTCGGATCGCAAATACGACGCGAAGCACCGGTTCGCCCCGTTCGTCTTCGAGGCCGGCGACGACCTACCGTCGGCGGCCGGTCCCAAGGAACGCGCAGCCCTTGAGGCCGCGGCCGCAGCGGCGGTGTCAGCCCTCGGGATCGACGACTCGGTCTTCAGCACCGACCTCCTGCTCACCCCGGACGGGGTGTACGTCCTGGAGGTGGCGGCGAGACTGTCCGGCTCGCGTTTCGGGACTCACCTGGTGCCCCTGGCCTCGGGGGTCGACATCGTCGACGCCGCTGTGCGCCTCGCGCTCGGCGAGACCGTCGACCCGACATCCCTCGTCGCCACCAAATCGACCTTCGTGGCCAGCCGCTATTTCCCTTCCGCCACGGGTGTTGTCACCTACGTCGGCGATCTGGCGGCTCAGACGTGGGAGACGGGAGTCGTCGAGGTGTTCTGGGAACAGGAGTTGGAGGTCGGACAGGTGTTGGACGGGTATCGGTCGGCCAAGGACATGCTGGCCAGCGCGATCGCGTGGGGAACCACGCGCGCCGAGGCTGCTGGGCGCGCGGATCGCGCGCTGGCCGGGCTGCCACTGGAGATCGGATTGATCGGGGTGGACGATGTCTGA
- a CDS encoding NAD-dependent epimerase/dehydratase family protein, whose product MTKIAVTGGAGFIGSNLVRELVLRGHEVVAIDDVSTGDWCNLDGVETERVETSVLDGGTVEASIRGCASVVHLAALGSVPRSIADPWATHRANIDGTLSLLQACGRADVGHVIYSSSSSVYGRNPALPKDEREWVRAMSPYAVSKLAAEQYVLSFQESFGISSVAFRLFNVFGPRQSSGHVYAAVIPQFLDSVRADRPLTIFGDGAQTRDFTYVADVCRVLVGAVEHRVTAPEPVNLAFGRRVSVNDVVRQLSEILGRELPVVRAEGRPGDVRHSQAVNNRLRALFPDLEPTHFGTALEVTARWMLGPDRIAS is encoded by the coding sequence ATGACCAAGATTGCAGTCACCGGGGGAGCCGGGTTCATTGGCTCCAACCTAGTGCGCGAACTCGTGCTGCGCGGGCACGAGGTGGTCGCGATCGACGACGTCTCGACCGGTGACTGGTGCAATCTCGACGGCGTTGAGACGGAGCGCGTCGAGACGTCGGTGCTCGACGGGGGAACGGTCGAGGCAAGCATCCGTGGATGCGCCTCTGTGGTCCACCTCGCCGCACTGGGATCGGTTCCGCGCAGCATCGCCGATCCGTGGGCGACCCACCGCGCGAACATCGACGGAACCCTGAGCCTCCTCCAGGCATGCGGGCGGGCGGACGTCGGCCACGTCATCTATTCGTCGTCGAGCTCGGTCTACGGGCGCAACCCCGCCCTGCCGAAGGACGAACGTGAATGGGTACGCGCGATGAGCCCTTACGCGGTCAGCAAGCTCGCGGCTGAGCAGTACGTACTGAGCTTCCAAGAGTCCTTCGGGATCTCGAGCGTGGCTTTCCGGCTGTTCAACGTGTTCGGTCCGCGGCAGAGCTCCGGCCATGTCTACGCGGCGGTGATCCCCCAGTTCCTGGACAGCGTCCGCGCGGACCGGCCGTTGACGATCTTCGGGGACGGCGCGCAGACCCGTGACTTCACCTACGTGGCCGACGTGTGCCGGGTCCTTGTCGGCGCGGTGGAGCATCGGGTGACGGCTCCGGAGCCGGTGAACCTCGCGTTCGGCCGTCGCGTCAGCGTGAACGACGTGGTTCGCCAGCTCTCGGAGATCCTGGGACGGGAGTTGCCGGTGGTACGGGCGGAGGGGCGGCCGGGGGACGTCCGGCACTCGCAGGCGGTGAACAACCGGTTGCGCGCGTTGTTCCCGGATCTCGAGCCCACTCACTTCGGGACCGCTCTGGAGGTCACGGCGCGATGGATGCTCGGCCCCGACAGGATCGCCTCATGA
- a CDS encoding acyl-ACP desaturase has translation MLRDHEDRLAELFDNYSRSWGPVQWRELCAKIEVGHDVKHGRMLSALSLIEADSAVMRRKLAATRADRSNPIKDFNVLWLAEEAEHGRALQAASEMLRTRVAQPWTRPAVRDLRSTATWPALYLSGWLVPHLEAVYCTLGSVQEYIALTTYRHIGKRVGDPALQELLECIARQEARHMRFYREAAKVLLESPRARRVTTALMARLWRPPGVDLLGPRVWLDVFGPLLTDGVYVRQLLRVDELLGNLTGHRGVRPMQRFIDTTVPSRCTASTG, from the coding sequence ATGCTTCGTGACCATGAGGATCGTCTGGCGGAGCTGTTCGACAACTATTCACGATCGTGGGGCCCAGTGCAGTGGCGCGAGTTGTGCGCCAAGATCGAGGTCGGCCACGACGTGAAACACGGACGCATGTTGTCCGCCCTGAGCCTGATCGAAGCCGACTCGGCGGTCATGCGCCGCAAACTCGCCGCGACGCGGGCCGACCGCAGCAACCCCATCAAGGACTTCAACGTTCTCTGGCTTGCGGAAGAGGCCGAGCACGGTCGTGCTCTTCAGGCGGCCTCCGAGATGCTGCGGACTCGCGTGGCACAGCCGTGGACACGCCCCGCCGTGCGGGACCTTCGGTCCACGGCGACGTGGCCGGCGCTTTACCTGTCGGGGTGGCTGGTCCCACATCTGGAAGCCGTCTACTGCACACTCGGCTCCGTGCAGGAGTACATCGCCCTAACGACGTACCGGCACATTGGGAAAAGGGTCGGGGATCCGGCGCTCCAGGAGCTGCTGGAGTGCATCGCACGGCAGGAAGCACGGCACATGCGCTTCTACCGGGAGGCGGCCAAGGTACTACTGGAATCCCCCCGGGCCCGCCGGGTGACCACCGCGCTGATGGCCCGGCTCTGGCGCCCGCCAGGTGTGGATCTGCTGGGACCGCGGGTATGGCTGGACGTGTTCGGTCCGTTGCTCACGGACGGCGTCTACGTGCGCCAATTGCTCAGGGTGGACGAACTTCTCGGCAACCTGACAGGACACCGCGGTGTGCGTCCGATGCAGCGATTCATCGATACCACCGTGCCTTCGCGCTGCACGGCATCGACGGGGTAG